One Acanthopagrus latus isolate v.2019 chromosome 12, fAcaLat1.1, whole genome shotgun sequence genomic region harbors:
- the mrrf gene encoding ribosome-recycling factor, mitochondrial: MALNHLNLLRPLLCQSLVRQVRCPLAATSRVRPPLLYPDTTSLPAAWHARLYATKKAKAKAKGQSAKVNINSALVEDIISLDEVEADMRAVLDALKDDFTRNLSIRTMPGALDHIVVTTRDGKFPLNQLGQVSMKSPQVIMVNMSSFPEATAAAARALSESSMNLNPEVDGTIIKVPVPKVTREYRENLTKVAKQLSNKAKDSLRRVRSNAVTQIKKAKEGHSEDTIRLVEKQIQQLSDKISADIDKQLAAKTKELLG, translated from the exons ATGGCTTTGAATCACCTGAACCTGCTGCGGCCGCTGTTGTGTCAGTCCCTGGTGCGACAGGTCAGGTGTCCCCTCGCGGCCACCTCCAGAGTCCGTCCACCGCTTCTGTACCCAGACACCACCTCCCTCCCCGCTGCATGGCACGCCAGGCTCTATGCCACCAAGAAGGCAAAAG CCAAGGCAAAGGGCCAGTCGGCTAAGGTGAATATTAATTCAGCGCTGGTGGAAGACATCATCAGCCTGGATGAAGTGGAGGCGGACATGAGAGCTGTTCTCGACGCACTCAAAGATGACTTTACACGCAACCTCAGCATCCGAACCATGCCAG GAGCTCTGGATCACATTGTGGTGACGACTCGAGATGGGAAGTTTCCTCTCAACCAGCTGGGTCAGGTCTCCATGAAATCCCCTCAGGTCATTATGGTCAACATGAGCAGCTTCCCAGAG GCCACAGCGGCTGCTGCCCGCGCCCTGAGCGAGAGTAGCATGAACCTTAACCCAGAGGTGGATGGGACGATCATCAAGGTGCCCGTTCCCAA AGTGACACGGGAATACCGAGAGAACCTCACCAAGGTGGCCAAACAGTTAAGCAACAAGGCAAAAGACTCTCTGAGGAGAGTGCGATCCAACGCTGTCACGCAGATCAAAAAGGCGAAGGAAGGACACTCGGAGGACACCATACGACTTGTAGAAAAACAG ATTCAGCAATTGTCGGACAAAATCTCAGCGGACATTGACAAACAGCTTGCAGCCAAGACCAAGGAGCTGTTGGGGTGA